GTTCCTGGGGGATGCGCGGGCTGGCATGATAACGCGCCACGGCTTGCGTCCATCCGCCTTCCGAAGCACGAAGCTCTTTCAGAAACCGTGCCGCGTAAATGATGTTTTTCTGCGGATCCAGCATCTCTTCGGGCGAAGCGAAGTTCTTCCCGTGATAGTGCCAATTCACTTGCATGCACCCCAGGTCGATCAGCTTTTTGCCTTGCATGCGCGCCCAGCGGAACTGGCGCATCGCATCTTCCTGGGAATAGGTGATGACGCTCTTGCCCTGGATATTGAGAGCATAGGGATGCAGGCTGCCCTTGTTGCCGCTCTCCGTCATACCCACGGCATAGAGCACGCCCAGCGGTACTTGCTCTGAGTCAGAAACCGCCTGCAGATATTGCTCGCAGATCTTGCCGTCCTGCGATGCCAGTGCCGGAGAAGAATTACAGATAAATGCTGCCAGAACGCTGGCCACCACCAGCATCAGTGCTGTTCGCGGTTTCGCCAGAACGCCTGCGCGGCATGCCATAGGTCTGAGCATTTGGAGCTTGCCTGCCACTGTCATTCTGTCCCTCGCTCCCGTTCGATTGACCGGGATTTGCGTTGCTGCCAGCACCGCTCTGGTTGGCGGAACTCTGGTTGCCGCTGGTCTGCGGATTATCTTTGGGTCCCTGGTCCTGGGTGGAGAACGACAGGCTGTCAGACTTGAACGCCGGCATCACCTGCTGCAGGGCCTGCAGCAATTGGGTCGAATCCGATTCAAGCTGGTCACCCGTTGTCTTTTGTTCCGAAGCCAGGCTGATCTTGAGGGCACCGCCGGAATTTGAAATTTTTACCAGCACATTGCCCAGGCCTTCCGGATGCAGGCGCACCGTCAAAACCTTGGAGGCCTGCGCCACTTGCGATGTATCGGCGGCCACGCGCTGTGCCGGCAATTCCTGCAAGATGCGTTCAACAATCTGCGTCACTGGCGAAGCTGAATCGGCGGCAACATGGCTGGCAGATGCAACCGCTTCAGCCTTAACCTGCATTGAGGTTTCCAGAACCTTGGCGCTCGCCACATTCTGCTCTTTGTGCTGGGGTTCCTTTTCCCTTCCGGAAGAGCCATTCGAGGCACCACCATCGTCATGGCGTTGCGTCACATGGATTTCGCCAACGAGGCCACTGGCCTGTGCACCAGCAATTACCTGAGCATCATCGTCTGAATCGGTCGAGGCGCCATCAGTCTTGGAGGGTCCAGCAAGGCCAACCTTGCCTGAAATTTCAAACTTGGCAGCAGTTTCAGTTCTGATGCCGGACGTATCGGCGGCGGCCTGAGCAGCAGAAGCCTGGTGAATTGCAGGTGTGGACGGGTTGCGCGGCGAAACCTTCGTTTCGGCCACCGCCGCTTCAGTTGTCTTAAACTTGGTGCCGGCTGCTTCGTCAGCTGTCTTGACCTCGGGCTTGTCAAAATTCTTGACCGGCTGGACCGGTGCTAGGGCAGCAGCGGCATCATCCACAGCCTCGAGCGACTTTGGTGTTTTCACCAGCGCAGCGTGCGAGGCGGCCTTTGTTTGCTTCGCATCGACAGCGGGCTGAGCCGTGCTCGATACATCATTGGCAACTTCATCGGTGGCGATTTTCTTGGCGGGAGTCAGGAAATCGGCATCCCAGCCGCGCATCATATATGCCCCGGCAAACAGGCTCGTTGTGCCATTCTGGCTTTTGACAGCGGGCACATCGGCCTCTTCGTCAACGGCAGCGTCATCCTGCGCCTCGCCGGACGCTTCTTCGTCAGCTGTCGCACGCGGGCTGGCCAGCTTGGCTTCGACCTGGTTCAGCAATGCAACAAAATCATTGGAGGCAGAAGCGTCATCGCCAGCGTTCGCACCAACATGGGCTTTCACGTGGGCTTGCGCCTTGATCTGTAATTTTCCGGAATTCGTTTTGGGGTTTTGGGACTCGGTTTCGGGGTTCAATAAGGCAGACAGATCCGCAAAACTGTCACTTTTATTTCCAGAAGTCTTCCCAACCAACTTGAGGTGTTTCGCAGACTTTGCAAAACCACTGGCACTTACATTAGGCGAACTCGTTACATCAGACGTCTTCAAGGTGATAGTCCCTCCAACGCCTTGCTTGTAGTCTCCAATTGTTGTGCGACACTTGCGTTAAGCTTTTTGACGGTGTCAAAATCTTCATAAGGCTGCTGCGGCCCATAAACCGGTTCCACCGGATTGGAGATTTGCTGCGCAATGCCATCGGCCAGCGAAGTGGCCGCCCGCAACACTTCAACATCCTCCATGCTGAAGGAAGCTGCCTTGAAATTGGTCAAAACCTGAAGCGCCGCTTCACCATCGCCTACATTGCAGGCCGCCTGATAAAGCCGCGCGCGGTTCATGTCTTCCGAGCCTTCAGCGGCGAGTTTTACAATCTTTCCAAAGGCGAAACTGCACAGCCGTTTATAGCCAGCGCGCAAGGCTGTCGCCTGCAAATCACCCATGACGGCAACCTTGCGGTCCAACGGTAAGGCAGCGGCCAGCAATTCCAGATCAACATCTGCAACCGGCGTTTTGTTCTTTTCCATCCCGGCAATGCCCTTCACCAAGTCGGTCGCGAAATCGCTGTAATAAAGCGATTTGGGAAAGCGCCGCTCATAGCGGCTGGCCCAATAGACAAAATCAAGCCGCTGCTGCTTGGTCGAAGCCAAGGCAACGAGGCGGCGCGTGGCTGCTTCTTCCACCAGCGTGCCCAAAGCGTGGTTGGCTGCCTCCACCAGATAGCCCCGCCGTTCTTCAAACGGCGCATCATTATGAACCTGAGCCAGCATCATGTTGAGGCGCGCGGCAATCGGATCAGGAAAGGCGGCCGGATCAAGCACGGATAGCTTTTCCGCGGCCAGTTTCGGGCTATCACTCACATAGGCCAAAGCTGCCTGAAGAAGCGCCTTGCGCCTTGTGCTCATCGGCGTCACGGCGGTGGCCTTCAGCACCAGATCGGGCGTTCCCCCCGACAGCACATAGACAACCAGCGCATCAATCTCCGCCGGATCAAGCTTTTCAAAACTGGAGCCGCGCAGCAGCGTGCGCATCTCGATCATGACTTTCTTGAACCGGGTGCTGGCCTCCGGGTCACCGCGCGACATGGCGGTCAGTTCAAGCTGCAATGTGCGCACTTTGTGAATGATGTCGCTATGGAGCGCAACTTCAGGCTCGGATATTTCAGCCTTCCAATCTGCAGCATCGGCTGCAGCGCGCTTGTCATCTTCGGAAGCTTCTGCCGCATGCTCGGCAGCAAGGCCCACCTTCACCAGGCCTGCATGGATAATGCCACCCTTGGGGCCGAAAAAATGCAAAGCGCCGCCGCCCGCGCCGATCAGCAGCACGGAAACACCCATGATGATTGCCGTTTTCTTACCCGGCAGACGCGGCTTTAAACGCAGCTTCACAACCTGTTCCTACCTCTGGAGAAGGAACTCCACTCTTCTGTTTTCCGGTGCCAGCGGGTCCGAATTCTCGATCGGACTGGTGGCGCCAAACCCTTCAATCTTCAGAATGCGGCCCTCATCCAATCCCCCCTTCAGCAGCATGTAGCTGGCCATATGGGCGCGCGATGTTGACAGCTGCCAATTGTCGAATTTCAGCGAACGGTACTGGCGGGCATCCGTGTGACCGCGCACCACCACTTTGCCGGGCTGTGAGTTCAGGATCTTGCCGATGGATTCAACCACCGCGACCAAAGGCTGGGTGGGTGCAGCAGAACCGATGTCAAACATTGAACTGCCAACCTTGTCGCTCAATACGATGAGCAGGCCCTCTGAGGTCATCTTCACTGAAATATTCAGGCTCTCGGACACACCGGCAACCTTGGCCGCTTCCAAAATGGCCTTGGCCGTCTGGTCAACCAGCGCCGTATCAGCAACTTTCTGGTTCTGGGCCGCTGCCGTATCTTGGGCGGGATTGTCTTTGGTCGGAGCAACCGGCGGCGTCACCTGTTCAGGTGTCACTTCGGCCGTCTGGGTCTTTTCGACGGGCGTCGCTGCAACCTGGTTCTCACCGGACTTCTGCTCACCCAGCTTCTGGTCGCCGGCTTTTTGATCGCCCGCTGCACTTTCGCCAACCTTCTGGTCGCCGGCCTTTTGTTCGCCTGCAGCGCTCTGGCCAATCTGGTTTTCACCTGTCTTGGCTACCGGAGCGTCCTTGCTGGTCTCAACTGGAACTTTTGAGGTCTGCGGCGGAAATTCTTCAGCCGTCTTGGTGGCCGAAGTCGGCTCATGATCCATCACCGCGCCATTATTGGCCAAAGCCGGCGCCTGTGAGGTTTCAGAATTCTTCTTGCCTTCACGCAGCGCTTCCCAGGCCTTGGGATCAAAGGGATCGCCGCTCTTTTCGCTGACGATTTCAACTTCGCGGCCAGACGGCTGACCTGATCCTTCGGTGGAGATCGAATCGATCGCCTTGTATGGATCATGCATCATGTTGTCTTCGGACTTTTGCGCCGAGACATTCGCTTGTTCCGCCTTGCCGCCGTCCTTGGCTTCAACCGCGTCACCCTGCTTTTCGGCACTGCCCGAAACTTCTGGCGGAGCTTTCGTATCCGTATGTTTTGGGTTCGGCACTTCGCGCAGGCCTTTGCCTGCCGGCGAAGGGTCGGTCATCTTGATTGGGTTAAAATAGCTCGCCACCTTGGCACGCGTGGCTTCATTGGCCGAGTTCACCAGCCACATCACCAGGAAGAAGGCCATCATGGCCGTCACGAAGTCGGCATAGGCGATTTTCCAGGCGCCACCATGGTGCCCGTCATGATCGCCGTGCTTGCGCCTTACGATGACAATTTCTGCGTGGTGGTGTTCGTCGGTATGATCGCTCATGGCAGCACACTATTCAATTTAGCTTGCCACACGCTGATTTCGGTCGACACGCTGGTGCTGCGCACCTTGGCGTACAACTCGGCGTCCGGCGATGGTGACACTTTCGCCTTGATCCCTTCGCGCTGGAACGCGGCTTCCAGCCTGGCTTGCAAGGCTTTCGGCACTTGCACGGCAACATCCTGCGACAGCTCATCGCCCAGGGCGGAGGCAACCGCTTGGCAGAAGCTCTCAATCGCTACAGTTTCAATCTGCTTGCCCATCCAGGGCTTCAGGACTGCATTGAACTGACCCGTCAGGTCAGCACTCATGCGGGCCGCAAAATGCGATATCTTCTCGTCGATATCTTGGGTCACCGAGGCTGCTACGGAAGCGCATCTGGCATCGACGCCCGCTGCCACGTCACGGCGCACGCTGGCCTCGATGTTGTCAAGCAGCCCGCCCAATAGCGCGTCAAATTCTTCGACGCCGCTTTCATCGGCCTGAAACCCGCCGTCAAAACCAAATCCGTCAAAGGCAGGTTGAGGCGGCCTGCGGCGCGACCATTCTGAAAGAGTGATCATGCGGCCTCATTGGCGCCGTCGGCCAGCCATTGCTTCATCACCTGGGCGGCGCGGTTCACGTCGCCACCCACCACACGGTTCAAGCGTGCGCGAGGATCATCAGCAGAAGGATTGTCTGAAAGCCCGAAGGCCGCGCCGAAATCAGCCGTCGCTGGCATGCCCATCGAATTCCCACCCATGGGCAGGGAACCCATGGCATTGCCCATGCCACCCATGTCGCCACCCAGCATCGGAGGCGCAGCAGACGAAGGCCCAATCTCGGCCAGGAATTTCAACACCGGCTTCACGCCCAGCATAAGAACCACGACAGCAGTAATGATCAGCGCCAGGGCATTGATCATGGTGCCCAGATTGCCTTTGAGAATTTCCACGAAGCTCGGCCCGGCCAGCGGTTCCAGCGTTGCATCTTCAGGGGCGAAATCAACTGCCGTCACGTGGATGGTGTCGCCGCGCTTTTCGTCATAGCCGGCCGCCGTCTTCACCGTGTCTTCGATATCCTTGACCTGTGCGTCGAGCTTGCTTTGATCAACCTGGCCATTGGCGCCGCCCAAAAGCTTCGCCAACGCCTGCTTGTTGATCACCACAGCGATCGACTGTTTCTCGATCCGGAAACCCTGTGATTCCGTGGCGGTCTGCACGCTGTTCAGCTCGTAATTGACCGTCTCTTCTTTGCTCTCTTTTTTCTTCGAGTCAGCGCCGCCGCCAGCCGTGCCCGGCTTCACTTCCTGCGGAATATTCTGGTCGACTGAAATATTAGAGCCATTGCCGCTGTCACTCGATTGATCGGATGACTTCACCGTGCGCATCGAACGCTCGACCTTTGATTCAGGATCAAAGTTGGTCTGGTTGATCTGGCGCTTGTCGGTATTGAGTTCGGTGGTCACGCTCACCCGCACATTGCTCATGCCGGCAACCGGTGCCAGCGTGCGTTCAATGCGGTCTTGGGTTTCGCTGGAAACGGATTTCTGCAGATCCAGCATCTTGTCCTGTTCGCTGCCGCCAGCCGTACCTGCGTTGAGCAGCGTGCCGTCGGTGGTCATCACCGTCACATGATCAGGCAGCATGCCGGGAATGGCCGCCGCCACGATTTGGCGGATGGACATGATCGTTTGCTCTGCGGGGCGCCCGATGGTGCGGATCACCACGGAAGCCGTCGGCTGGTCTTCCTTGGTCTTGAAAGTGTTATCCGGCTTCAAAGCCAGATGCACGCGCGCGGTCTTGATGCCGTCCAGCTGCTGGATGGTGCGCACAAGCTCGCCTTCAAGCGCACGCACACGGGTGATCTGCTGCATGAATGAAGTGAGGCCCAATGAGCCCATCTGGTCAAAGAGCGCGTAGCCCGATTTGTCGCTCTTCGGCAGGCCTTTTTCGGCCAGGATCATGCGGGCCTGTGCCGTCTTGCCGTAATCGACAAGCACGGATGTGCCGGCCTCGTTCACATCAAAGGGAACATTTGATTCGGAAAGCACCATGCCGATCTGGTTGACGTCATCGGGCGTCAATCCGGAATAAAGCACCTGGCGCACCGGCTTGTTGAACAGCACGAAACTGGCCGTAAGCAACCCGGCGAAAACCGCCAGTGCCACCAGAAGCGGGATGCCCCGCTTCAATCCGAGCTTCATGACGGACGCTAGCGCCAGATTTAAAAACTTCATCGGTCAACTCACTCAGATCAAGAAACGAAAGCCGGCGTCTTTACTAGAGAACGGACGAGAGCGCTTCTTAACCCTGGAAGAGTTTCAGGATGGCCTGTGAGCTTTGGTTAGCAATCGAGAGTGCTTGCGTACCGAGCTGCTGCTGCACCTGAAGGGCCTGAAGCTTGGTGGATTCTTCGCTCATGTCAGCGTCAACCAGCGAACCCACACCGCGAGTCACGGCATCCATCAGCGTGGTTACGAAGTTGCTCTGAGCATCCACACGGGTTTTCAATGCGCCCACATTGGCGGCCGCATTCGTGAGCTTCGTCAAAGACGCATCGACATAGGAGATCATCTGCTTGAGATCAGCCGTATCATTCGGAGAGGTCGACATTGCCGAAATGTCGAGGGTGGCGGTGGAATAAGCCACGCCACCATTGGTGGTGGTGTCTTCCTTGTCCAGGATGCCAGACTTGTCATTGGCGTCAAACAGCTTGGTCGTGTCGCCGTCAAAGCTAATGGTCTGGATCGAAACACCTGCGGTGCTGCGCGAGAAGGATGACAGGATCGACTTCGAGGCATTGTAGCCAGGCGCGCTCGAGTCAACCGAGAGCCAGTTTTCGCCAGAGAAGTTGGCGCTATCGGCGGTGGATTTCAGCTGGCCTTGAAGGGCAGCGATTTCGGTTTGAATCTTGGCCTTGTCCACGCCCGGTGCGGCGGCGGCAACCAGCTTGTCCTTGATTTTCTGGACGGTGGTCACTTCGGAATTGAGCGCGGTGTAAGTCACATCGATGGTGGCCGAGGCGAGGCCAAGGGCATCCTTGATGGTGGACAACGCGGAATTGTCGGATTTCATGGTCGTGGCGATAGACCAGTAGGCCGCATTGTCCGTTGCGCTGTTGACCCTGAGGCCAGTAGAGATATGCTCTTGGGTGCTGTCCAAGCGCTTCTGCGTCATATTAAGGCTCGCGAGTGCCGTCATAGCCGCGCGATTTGTATTGATACTGGTCATCCTGGATGCCCTCACATTGGATCATCTTCAATCGTGGACATGCCGGATCGAGCCGGAATGACGAAAAGGCCTCATGCCTGGTGGCCTTCGCCACTTCGTCATGAAACCAATTTGATCGAATTTGGTTAATGTAGAGTTAAGCGCCCGCCCGAAGGCGGGACGCTTTTCCCGGAGGGTCTTCCAAGTGCTGGTTAGTCGAACCTCAAACTCTTACTGGAAGAGCTTCAAGATGGCTTGCGAGCTCTGGTTTGCAATGCTCAGAGCCTGCGTACCGAGCTGCTGCTGAACCTGCAGAGCCTGCAGTTTCGTTGATTCCGTCGTCATGTCGGCGTCAACCAGCGAGCTGATGCCCGAGGTCAGCGAGTCAGACAGCGAAGTCAGGAAGGTCTGCTGGTCCTTGATGCGCGACTGAACGGCACCGAGGTTGGAAGCAGCGGTGGTCATCGAGGTGATCGCATCGTCCACGCCCTTGATCAGGCCCGTGAGGGTGGTCTGGTCAGCAGCCGAGTCGGTCAGCGCCGAGATGTCGAGGGTGGCAACAGACACCGAGCCCGAACCGATGTTCTTGTCGAGGATGCCGGCGTTGCCGTTCGAGTCATAAAGCTTGGTGGTGCCAACATCGATGTCGATGGTGCCGATAGACACACCAGCCGAGGTGCGGCTGTAGGAAGACATGATCGAGTCAGTGGCATT
This Aestuariivirga litoralis DNA region includes the following protein-coding sequences:
- a CDS encoding transglycosylase SLT domain-containing protein; amino-acid sequence: MLVVASVLAAFICNSSPALASQDGKICEQYLQAVSDSEQVPLGVLYAVGMTESGNKGSLHPYALNIQGKSVITYSQEDAMRQFRWARMQGKKLIDLGCMQVNWHYHGKNFASPEEMLDPQKNIIYAARFLKELRASEGGWTQAVARYHASPRIPQEQKRYVCSVIRNLVASGFGAWTSDARSYCGR
- a CDS encoding flagellar hook-length control protein FliK; amino-acid sequence: MKAHVGANAGDDASASNDFVALLNQVEAKLASPRATADEEASGEAQDDAAVDEEADVPAVKSQNGTTSLFAGAYMMRGWDADFLTPAKKIATDEVANDVSSTAQPAVDAKQTKAASHAALVKTPKSLEAVDDAAAALAPVQPVKNFDKPEVKTADEAAGTKFKTTEAAVAETKVSPRNPSTPAIHQASAAQAAADTSGIRTETAAKFEISGKVGLAGPSKTDGASTDSDDDAQVIAGAQASGLVGEIHVTQRHDDGGASNGSSGREKEPQHKEQNVASAKVLETSMQVKAEAVASASHVAADSASPVTQIVERILQELPAQRVAADTSQVAQASKVLTVRLHPEGLGNVLVKISNSGGALKISLASEQKTTGDQLESDSTQLLQALQQVMPAFKSDSLSFSTQDQGPKDNPQTSGNQSSANQSGAGSNANPGQSNGSEGQNDSGRQAPNAQTYGMPRRRSGETANSTDAGGGQRSGSIYL
- a CDS encoding MotB family protein — protein: MSDHTDEHHHAEIVIVRRKHGDHDGHHGGAWKIAYADFVTAMMAFFLVMWLVNSANEATRAKVASYFNPIKMTDPSPAGKGLREVPNPKHTDTKAPPEVSGSAEKQGDAVEAKDGGKAEQANVSAQKSEDNMMHDPYKAIDSISTEGSGQPSGREVEIVSEKSGDPFDPKAWEALREGKKNSETSQAPALANNGAVMDHEPTSATKTAEEFPPQTSKVPVETSKDAPVAKTGENQIGQSAAGEQKAGDQKVGESAAGDQKAGDQKLGEQKSGENQVAATPVEKTQTAEVTPEQVTPPVAPTKDNPAQDTAAAQNQKVADTALVDQTAKAILEAAKVAGVSESLNISVKMTSEGLLIVLSDKVGSSMFDIGSAAPTQPLVAVVESIGKILNSQPGKVVVRGHTDARQYRSLKFDNWQLSTSRAHMASYMLLKGGLDEGRILKIEGFGATSPIENSDPLAPENRRVEFLLQR
- the fliF gene encoding flagellar basal-body MS-ring/collar protein FliF; translated protein: MKLGLKRGIPLLVALAVFAGLLTASFVLFNKPVRQVLYSGLTPDDVNQIGMVLSESNVPFDVNEAGTSVLVDYGKTAQARMILAEKGLPKSDKSGYALFDQMGSLGLTSFMQQITRVRALEGELVRTIQQLDGIKTARVHLALKPDNTFKTKEDQPTASVVIRTIGRPAEQTIMSIRQIVAAAIPGMLPDHVTVMTTDGTLLNAGTAGGSEQDKMLDLQKSVSSETQDRIERTLAPVAGMSNVRVSVTTELNTDKRQINQTNFDPESKVERSMRTVKSSDQSSDSGNGSNISVDQNIPQEVKPGTAGGGADSKKKESKEETVNYELNSVQTATESQGFRIEKQSIAVVINKQALAKLLGGANGQVDQSKLDAQVKDIEDTVKTAAGYDEKRGDTIHVTAVDFAPEDATLEPLAGPSFVEILKGNLGTMINALALIITAVVVLMLGVKPVLKFLAEIGPSSAAPPMLGGDMGGMGNAMGSLPMGGNSMGMPATADFGAAFGLSDNPSADDPRARLNRVVGGDVNRAAQVMKQWLADGANEAA
- a CDS encoding flagellin; the encoded protein is MTSINTNRAAMTALASLNMTQKRLDSTQEHISTGLRVNSATDNAAYWSIATTMKSDNSALSTIKDALGLASATIDVTYTALNSEVTTVQKIKDKLVAAAAPGVDKAKIQTEIAALQGQLKSTADSANFSGENWLSVDSSAPGYNASKSILSSFSRSTAGVSIQTISFDGDTTKLFDANDKSGILDKEDTTTNGGVAYSTATLDISAMSTSPNDTADLKQMISYVDASLTKLTNAAANVGALKTRVDAQSNFVTTLMDAVTRGVGSLVDADMSEESTKLQALQVQQQLGTQALSIANQSSQAILKLFQG
- a CDS encoding flagellin — its product is MSSILTNTAAMTALKNLQSTNMALQDTQNRISTGLKVNSAADNAGYWSIATTMRSDKSSLDTVNSALGVGNSAVGTAYNGVTAAIKTAQALKDQLVSAAQSGSDRTKIQAQVAQLQKQLKSTADATNFNGQNILSVDSSASSYNATDSIMSSYSRTSAGVSIGTIDIDVGTTKLYDSNGNAGILDKNIGSGSVSVATLDISALTDSAADQTTLTGLIKGVDDAITSMTTAASNLGAVQSRIKDQQTFLTSLSDSLTSGISSLVDADMTTESTKLQALQVQQQLGTQALSIANQSSQAILKLFQ